From a single Porites lutea chromosome 10, jaPorLute2.1, whole genome shotgun sequence genomic region:
- the LOC140951121 gene encoding uncharacterized protein, with protein MLTGASITTAHGSVHGQAPVEPFTANPVHIQYPQHYSSPVIQTHHHSTPSSIFTPGRSLGSDSYLVGDPGLSSEPSFGSLSVDEILDELQWNTRPSTQDVLLQDPGAVGSVLVPLDPAVSAPVSTAHNFNHSLAPSIEDPLLQEMPEPSLYGLQTQSTIAGDPHCFSGSTSSTVPPLLRTPEYLSSQGMMGQSIHGLQTQSTIPGVTESSGSGITTVTHPLPGIRGYVSPHGMQSSSLPSVQSRSPVISEHTQNTDSLCNASGTSSKSALL; from the exons ATGTTGACAGGAGCGTCTATTACTACAGCACATGGATCGGTCCATGGTCAGGCACCTGTTGAACCTTTCACTGCAAACCCCGTTCATATTCAGTATCCACAGCATTACTCTTCCCCTGTTATCCAAACCCATCACCACAGTACCCCGTCCTCCATCTTTACACCTGGAAGATCCTTGGGTAGCGATTCGTATCTCGTCGGTGATCCTGGCCTGTCATCTGAGCCCAGTTTTGGAAGTTTGTCTGTTGATGAG ATTCTGGATGAGTTGCAGTGGAACACTCGCCCCAGTACTCAGGACGTGCTGTTGCAGGATCCTGGAGCCGTTGGATCAGTTCTAGTCCCTCTCGATCCTGCTG TGAGTGCTCCAGTTAGTACGGCACATAATTTCAACCACAGCCTGGCACCCTCCATTGAAGACCCCCTTCTTCAAGAAATGCCGGAACCTTCACTGTATGGATTGCAGACCCAGAGTACAATTGCAGGTGACCCGCACTGTTTCAGTGGATCAACCAGTTCTACAGTTCCTCCCCTGCTACGTACACCGGAATATCTTTCCTCGCAAGGAATGATGGGACAGTCTATACATGGATTACAAACGCAGAGTACAATTCCAGGCGTAACGGAATCCAGTGGTTCTGGCATAACCACAGTCACGCACCCGCTGCCAGGAATCCGGGGATATGTTTCCCCGCATGGAATGCAAAGTTCTTCACTTCCCAGCGTGCAGAGTAGAAGTCCAGTGATAAGTGAACACACACAAAATACGGACAGTCTTTGCAACGCATCTGGCACAAGTTCAAAATCGGCACTACTATGA
- the LOC140951113 gene encoding uncharacterized protein isoform X1, which yields MAQHQDLKRKGGADPDHQTAREHDAQPPPLSIEVPKMRDLPNKSKPWSDVQLPVDILLLAVEDSEFLACYTYLTNAFKSYHVNLGHVYFGTMGESGEESLKVALMRCSKGSSGPSGSLVTVKNAVVQLGPKAVFSVGCCTGFNQKGTNLGDVVASSTLTTDEFTTPVGRKIANLIRFSTEGWNPPLKDLAAGELVQVHRDSSILSGINEPAIAKQRQKSESHMIASEREGEGLFAAAHDLNLEWVIVKGISHFSDDSNTPNESWKSFASIMAASLVSNMLNDPVVFKEWPHYEDLSANKASSTLPDSECLEECQKQLRSLYQTKNRVKIVPWNQIKAVHIDEIYTDLSWVMDHMTPRGVTKEELNHYTEIFVHREPHPAPKRILVYGQPGIGKTVFTQKASFDWSQHRSPERLGAFDLFLLVRLRDVCDLQDVPSILAASRTLASDGTVTVVNLYNYVRRHQEKVLLILDGYDEYVYTAGKQSPVLEIWNKSQLRDCCVVITSREMKAETLTSSSDAVFKIDGFTDQHQEDFTRRFLEDDEDVKKFFGYLEEHNLRKLAQIPLLLLIMCLLWKGKDRNALPKKRAEIFTQFVKTLFHHMREKQSAESLFVEEDYSDELYALGRLAFEALMNDSLHFPRSELPNYDLIERLIEVGLFQVLNMSSLNPEKGVYFIHKSLQEYLAASFLKEELILSKKNEITNSLSKLDSVEKILKRSEVLKFAGELSEEAAREIVIHLMKMAANEEGLTEYTFDSETPSQWDLSQNQRNFLTLCTQLFFYCSADTKENLFPTFLSSFRGVILIKADQLNDLVKEKLVKTTVNVNYVFFTDDKEYTEQDYRNVIILSEQLKAFIVSCSGEKKASEFLSKFSWRRVDEFFLKKEENNTHLYFMKIIKAEHKDIPFLPCKMIKALTSKQETTKKTNMNGAESSEESSSSCCSKRHGLSRARGIVAYDVNRSDVELLIEMMPFITVPHRILVWGKDGEVFDAELTACLMKSIQLTHKLQDLTLSRINVTSSPAVEFINNLFKQDLPNLVELDMSWNPLTGAGVDSLIQHLSCAPHLEKLWLYDVKMTPQQVMDLSSAIKQHGNIIMLWSYYHKTNGDPKSENAWPSEDHWRERYPHLFPDSSSELEDDQGQIQRFNSTIWSPSSRAEYDIQPRDGYNLSRAQSQSNSVE from the exons ATGGCGCAGCATCAAGACCTCAAAAGAAAAGGAGGCGCTGATCCTGATCATCAAACAGCAAGAGAACATGATGCTCAACCTCCTCCTCTGAGTATTGAAGTACCTAAAATGAGAGATCTTCCAAACAAGTCAAAACCATGGAGTGATGTCCAGCTTCCTGTTGACATTCTCTTGTTGGCAGTGGAAGACAGCGAGTTCTTGGCTTGTTATACATACTTGACAAATGCCTTTAAAAGTTATCATGTGAACCTTGGACATGTGTACTTTGGGACGATGGGTGAAAGTGGAGAGGAGTCACTGAAAGTTGCTTTGATGAGATGCTCTAAAGGTTCTTCTGGTCCAAGTGGTTCTTTAGTTACGGTCAAAAATGCAGTGGTGCAACTGGGACCCAAAGCTGTGTTTTCTGTTGGCTGCTGCACAGGTTTTAACCAGAAAGGCACCAACTTAGGAGATGTGGTTGCATCCTCTACACTAACAACTGATGAATTCACAACCCCTGTAGGAAGGAAAATTGCCAACCTGATCAGATTTTCAACTGAAGGATGGAATCCACCATTAAAAGATCTGGCAGCTGGAGAACTAGTACAGGTACACCGTGACAGCAGCATATTGAGTGGCATTAATGAGCCAGCCATTGCCAAACAACGCCAAAAGTCAGAGTCTCATATGATTGCTTctgaaagggaaggggaag GACTGTTTGCTGCAGCCCATGATTTAAACCTTGAATGGGTGATTGTTAAAGGGATATCACATTTTTCTGATGATAGTAACACTCCTAATGAGTCGTGGAAGTCATTTGCTTCCATCATGGCAGCTTCTCTTGTGTCCAACATGTTAAATGATCCAGTTGTTTTTAAAGAGTGGCCTCACTATGAAG ACTTGTCAGCAAACAAGGCGTCCTCCACTTTACCAG attctGAGTGCCTCGAAGAGTGCCAGAAGCAGTTGCGGTCTCTTTATCAAACTAAAAACAGAGTCAAAATCGTTCCTTGGAACCAAATTAAAGCCGTTCACATTGATGAGATCTACACAGACCTGTCTTGGGTTATGGATCATATGACACCCAGGGGAGTGACAAAAGAAGAACTTAACCACTACACTGAGATTTTTGTCCACAGAGAGCCTCATCCTGCACCAAAGCGAATTTTGGTTTATGGACAGCCAG GTATTGGCAAAACCGTTTTCACACAGAAAGCTTCGTTCGACTGGTCTCAACACAGGTCTCCGGAAAGGTTAGGAGCGTTTGATCTTTTCCTTCTGGTAAGATTACGGGACGTTTGTGATCTCCAAGATGTTCCGTCCATTTTGGCGGCTTCCAGAACGCTGGCTAGTGATGGCACAGTTACCGTGGTCAACCTGTATAACTACGTTCGCCGCCATCAAGAAAAAGTCTTGCTTATCTTGGACGGCTACGATGAGTATGTTTACACTGCTGGAAAGCAATCGCCTGTCCTTGAAATCTGGAATAAAAGTCAGTTACGAGATTGTTGTGTTGTAATAACTTCAAGGGAAATGAAAGCAGAGACGTTGACAAGTTCTAGTGAtgctgttttcaagatagacggCTTCACCGATCAGCACCAAGAAGATTTCACTCGTAGATTTTTAGAAGATGATGAAGATGTTAAAAAGTTTTTCGGATACCTGGAGGAGCACAACCTAAGGAAACTAGCACaaattcctcttcttcttctaatTATGTGTCTACTCTGGAAGGGGAAAGATCGCAACGCACTGCCAAAGAAACGCGCGGAAATCTTTACTCAGTTCGTGAAGACTTTGTTTCATCACATGCGTGAAAAACAGTCTGCTGAGTCGCTGTTCGTTGAAGAAGATTACTCAGATGAATTATATGCATTAGGGCGCTTGGCCTTTGAAGCTCTCATGAACGATAGTCTGCACTTCCCAAGAAGTGAATTACCTAACTACGATCTGATCGAGAGGTTGATTGAAGTCggcctttttcaagttttaaatatGTCAAGTTTAAATCCTGAAAAAGGTGTGTATTTCATTCATAAATCCCTGCAAGAATACCTCGCGGCAAGTTTCCTGAAAGAAGAGCTGATATTATCTAAGAAGAATGAAATTACAAATTCCCTGTCAAAGTTGGACTCGGTTGAAAAGATCCTCAAAAGGAGTGAAGTGTTAAAATTTGCTGGTGAGCTGTCAGAAGAAGCTGCGCGCGAGATTGTGATTCACCTGATGAAAATGGCGGCCAACGAAGAAGGACTGACGGAGTACACCTTCGATAGCGAAACACCGTCACAGTGGGATTTGtcacaaaatcaaagaaatttCTTAACACTctgtacacagttgtttttctaCTGTTCAGCTGACACAAAAGAAAATCTCTTTCCtacatttctttcctctttcaGAGGAGTTATTTTAATTAAAGCAGACCAGTTAAATGATCTTGTGAAAGAAAAGTTAGTTAAAACTACTGTAAACGTAAATTACGTTTTTTTCACTGATGACAAAGAGTATACAGAGCAAGACTATAGAAACGTAATAATTTTATCTGAACAATTAAAGGCTTTCATTGTAAGTTGTTCAGGAGAAAAGAAAGCATCAGAATTTTTAAGCAAGTTTTCATGGCGTCGAGTTGATgaatttttcttaaagaaagaagaaaacaacactcacctgtattttatgaaaattataaaagcTGAACATAAAGACATTCCTTTTCTTCCATGTAAAATGATTAAGGCGCTAACAAGTAAACAAGAGACAACAAAGAAGACAAACATGAATGGTGCTGAGTCAAGTGAAGAGAGCAGCAGCAGCTGTTGTTCAAAGCGTCATGGTCTCTCCAGGGCTCGGGGGATTGTAGCTTATGATGTGAACAGGTCAGATGTGGAACTGCTGATTGAGATGATGCCGTTTATCACCGTTCCACACAGGATACTGGTTTGGGGTAAAGACGGTGAAGTGTTCGATGCTGAGTTAACAGCGTGTCTGATGAAGAGCATCCAATTAACACACAAACTGCAGGACTTAACACTCAGTCGTATCAATGTAACATCGTCACCTGCTGTGGAGTTCATCAACAATTTATTCAAACAAGATCTTCCAAACTTGGTGGAGCTCGACATGTCATGGAATCCTCTTACAGGTGCAGGAGTAGACAGCTTGATTCAACATCTCAGCTGCGCTCCTCACCTGGAGAAACTGTGGCTTTATGATGTGAAGATGACTCCACAGCAGGTGATGGATCTGTCATCAGCCATCAAGCAGCACGGCAACATCATTATGCTGTGGTCATACTACCac AAGACCAATGGCGACCCCAAGTCTGAAAATGCATGGCCATCAGAGGACCATTGGAGAGAGAGGTACCCTCACCTCTTTCCTGATTCTTCATCTGAATTAGAGGACGATCAGGGGCAG ATACAGCGATTTAATTCCACGATTTGGTCGCCCAGTTCCAGAGCTGAGTATGATATCCAACCTCGTGATGGATACAATTTATCAAGAGCACAATCACAGAGTAACTCAGTGGAATAA
- the LOC140951113 gene encoding uncharacterized protein isoform X2 encodes MAQHQDLKRKGGADPDHQTAREHDAQPPPLSIEVPKMRDLPNKSKPWSDVQLPVDILLLAVEDSEFLACYTYLTNAFKSYHVNLGHVYFGTMGESGEESLKVALMRCSKGSSGPSGSLVTVKNAVVQLGPKAVFSVGCCTGFNQKGTNLGDVVASSTLTTDEFTTPVGRKIANLIRFSTEGWNPPLKDLAAGELVQVHRDSSILSGINEPAIAKQRQKSESHMIASEREGEGLFAAAHDLNLEWVIVKGISHFSDDSNTPNESWKSFASIMAASLVSNMLNDPVVFKEWPHYEDLSANKASSTLPDSECLEECQKQLRSLYQTKNRVKIVPWNQIKAVHIDEIYTDLSWVMDHMTPRGVTKEELNHYTEIFVHREPHPAPKRILVYGQPGIGKTVFTQKASFDWSQHRSPERLGAFDLFLLVRLRDVCDLQDVPSILAASRTLASDGTVTVVNLYNYVRRHQEKVLLILDGYDEYVYTAGKQSPVLEIWNKSQLRDCCVVITSREMKAETLTSSSDAVFKIDGFTDQHQEDFTRRFLEDDEDVKKFFGYLEEHNLRKLAQIPLLLLIMCLLWKGKDRNALPKKRAEIFTQFVKTLFHHMREKQSAESLFVEEDYSDELYALGRLAFEALMNDSLHFPRSELPNYDLIERLIEVGLFQVLNMSSLNPEKGVYFIHKSLQEYLAASFLKEELILSKKNEITNSLSKLDSVEKILKRSEVLKFAGELSEEAAREIVIHLMKMAANEEGLTEYTFDSETPSQWDLSQNQRNFLTLCTQLFFYCSADTKENLFPTFLSSFRGVILIKADQLNDLVKEKLVKTTVNVNYVFFTDDKEYTEQDYRNVIILSEQLKAFIVSCSGEKKASEFLSKFSWRRVDEFFLKKEENNTHLYFMKIIKAEHKDIPFLPCKMIKALTSKQETTKKTNMNGAESSEESSSSCCSKRHGLSRARGIVAYDVNRSDVELLIEMMPFITVPHRILVWGKDGEVFDAELTACLMKSIQLTHKLQDLTLSRINVTSSPAVEFINNLFKQDLPNLVELDMSWNPLTGAGVDSLIQHLSCAPHLEKLWLYDVKMTPQQVMDLSSAIKQHGNIIMLWSYYHKTNGDPKSENAWPSEDHWRERYPHLFPDSSSELEDDQGQARFV; translated from the exons ATGGCGCAGCATCAAGACCTCAAAAGAAAAGGAGGCGCTGATCCTGATCATCAAACAGCAAGAGAACATGATGCTCAACCTCCTCCTCTGAGTATTGAAGTACCTAAAATGAGAGATCTTCCAAACAAGTCAAAACCATGGAGTGATGTCCAGCTTCCTGTTGACATTCTCTTGTTGGCAGTGGAAGACAGCGAGTTCTTGGCTTGTTATACATACTTGACAAATGCCTTTAAAAGTTATCATGTGAACCTTGGACATGTGTACTTTGGGACGATGGGTGAAAGTGGAGAGGAGTCACTGAAAGTTGCTTTGATGAGATGCTCTAAAGGTTCTTCTGGTCCAAGTGGTTCTTTAGTTACGGTCAAAAATGCAGTGGTGCAACTGGGACCCAAAGCTGTGTTTTCTGTTGGCTGCTGCACAGGTTTTAACCAGAAAGGCACCAACTTAGGAGATGTGGTTGCATCCTCTACACTAACAACTGATGAATTCACAACCCCTGTAGGAAGGAAAATTGCCAACCTGATCAGATTTTCAACTGAAGGATGGAATCCACCATTAAAAGATCTGGCAGCTGGAGAACTAGTACAGGTACACCGTGACAGCAGCATATTGAGTGGCATTAATGAGCCAGCCATTGCCAAACAACGCCAAAAGTCAGAGTCTCATATGATTGCTTctgaaagggaaggggaag GACTGTTTGCTGCAGCCCATGATTTAAACCTTGAATGGGTGATTGTTAAAGGGATATCACATTTTTCTGATGATAGTAACACTCCTAATGAGTCGTGGAAGTCATTTGCTTCCATCATGGCAGCTTCTCTTGTGTCCAACATGTTAAATGATCCAGTTGTTTTTAAAGAGTGGCCTCACTATGAAG ACTTGTCAGCAAACAAGGCGTCCTCCACTTTACCAG attctGAGTGCCTCGAAGAGTGCCAGAAGCAGTTGCGGTCTCTTTATCAAACTAAAAACAGAGTCAAAATCGTTCCTTGGAACCAAATTAAAGCCGTTCACATTGATGAGATCTACACAGACCTGTCTTGGGTTATGGATCATATGACACCCAGGGGAGTGACAAAAGAAGAACTTAACCACTACACTGAGATTTTTGTCCACAGAGAGCCTCATCCTGCACCAAAGCGAATTTTGGTTTATGGACAGCCAG GTATTGGCAAAACCGTTTTCACACAGAAAGCTTCGTTCGACTGGTCTCAACACAGGTCTCCGGAAAGGTTAGGAGCGTTTGATCTTTTCCTTCTGGTAAGATTACGGGACGTTTGTGATCTCCAAGATGTTCCGTCCATTTTGGCGGCTTCCAGAACGCTGGCTAGTGATGGCACAGTTACCGTGGTCAACCTGTATAACTACGTTCGCCGCCATCAAGAAAAAGTCTTGCTTATCTTGGACGGCTACGATGAGTATGTTTACACTGCTGGAAAGCAATCGCCTGTCCTTGAAATCTGGAATAAAAGTCAGTTACGAGATTGTTGTGTTGTAATAACTTCAAGGGAAATGAAAGCAGAGACGTTGACAAGTTCTAGTGAtgctgttttcaagatagacggCTTCACCGATCAGCACCAAGAAGATTTCACTCGTAGATTTTTAGAAGATGATGAAGATGTTAAAAAGTTTTTCGGATACCTGGAGGAGCACAACCTAAGGAAACTAGCACaaattcctcttcttcttctaatTATGTGTCTACTCTGGAAGGGGAAAGATCGCAACGCACTGCCAAAGAAACGCGCGGAAATCTTTACTCAGTTCGTGAAGACTTTGTTTCATCACATGCGTGAAAAACAGTCTGCTGAGTCGCTGTTCGTTGAAGAAGATTACTCAGATGAATTATATGCATTAGGGCGCTTGGCCTTTGAAGCTCTCATGAACGATAGTCTGCACTTCCCAAGAAGTGAATTACCTAACTACGATCTGATCGAGAGGTTGATTGAAGTCggcctttttcaagttttaaatatGTCAAGTTTAAATCCTGAAAAAGGTGTGTATTTCATTCATAAATCCCTGCAAGAATACCTCGCGGCAAGTTTCCTGAAAGAAGAGCTGATATTATCTAAGAAGAATGAAATTACAAATTCCCTGTCAAAGTTGGACTCGGTTGAAAAGATCCTCAAAAGGAGTGAAGTGTTAAAATTTGCTGGTGAGCTGTCAGAAGAAGCTGCGCGCGAGATTGTGATTCACCTGATGAAAATGGCGGCCAACGAAGAAGGACTGACGGAGTACACCTTCGATAGCGAAACACCGTCACAGTGGGATTTGtcacaaaatcaaagaaatttCTTAACACTctgtacacagttgtttttctaCTGTTCAGCTGACACAAAAGAAAATCTCTTTCCtacatttctttcctctttcaGAGGAGTTATTTTAATTAAAGCAGACCAGTTAAATGATCTTGTGAAAGAAAAGTTAGTTAAAACTACTGTAAACGTAAATTACGTTTTTTTCACTGATGACAAAGAGTATACAGAGCAAGACTATAGAAACGTAATAATTTTATCTGAACAATTAAAGGCTTTCATTGTAAGTTGTTCAGGAGAAAAGAAAGCATCAGAATTTTTAAGCAAGTTTTCATGGCGTCGAGTTGATgaatttttcttaaagaaagaagaaaacaacactcacctgtattttatgaaaattataaaagcTGAACATAAAGACATTCCTTTTCTTCCATGTAAAATGATTAAGGCGCTAACAAGTAAACAAGAGACAACAAAGAAGACAAACATGAATGGTGCTGAGTCAAGTGAAGAGAGCAGCAGCAGCTGTTGTTCAAAGCGTCATGGTCTCTCCAGGGCTCGGGGGATTGTAGCTTATGATGTGAACAGGTCAGATGTGGAACTGCTGATTGAGATGATGCCGTTTATCACCGTTCCACACAGGATACTGGTTTGGGGTAAAGACGGTGAAGTGTTCGATGCTGAGTTAACAGCGTGTCTGATGAAGAGCATCCAATTAACACACAAACTGCAGGACTTAACACTCAGTCGTATCAATGTAACATCGTCACCTGCTGTGGAGTTCATCAACAATTTATTCAAACAAGATCTTCCAAACTTGGTGGAGCTCGACATGTCATGGAATCCTCTTACAGGTGCAGGAGTAGACAGCTTGATTCAACATCTCAGCTGCGCTCCTCACCTGGAGAAACTGTGGCTTTATGATGTGAAGATGACTCCACAGCAGGTGATGGATCTGTCATCAGCCATCAAGCAGCACGGCAACATCATTATGCTGTGGTCATACTACCac AAGACCAATGGCGACCCCAAGTCTGAAAATGCATGGCCATCAGAGGACCATTGGAGAGAGAGGTACCCTCACCTCTTTCCTGATTCTTCATCTGAATTAGAGGACGATCAGGGGCAG gctCGGTTTGTTTGA